In Porites lutea chromosome 1, jaPorLute2.1, whole genome shotgun sequence, a single genomic region encodes these proteins:
- the LOC140944427 gene encoding uncharacterized protein: MFTAHTSQQTESTTQQHLAGVPSIIKRIRQLYKRREGRLVPFPWCDELDFNLNDIFTRLKIVNKEKTRGTLMDDEITNMTAIFRPHPDCRKPRILLIEGEPGMGKTTYSQKLAYDWANEQDEWDASFPSIEVLLLLRCNDIKSGIWEAIDDQLLPDDIDKQAKENFFTYIQENEAKVLLLLDGLDEADSRKLDMYYSLVQSKLLAACHIVVTSRHEAGKKVRPYCDTLWEIVGFSKEDAESFIRKYFKGKEHLAEKLIKRLILPEYSTGDPLETLGELTKNPLNTALLCCLFEDFEGVLPTSRTELYVEMVFFVLRRYEKKNGLGSTDEDLILVYKKQLLQLGSFAFESLLKGELYFEKKDEIVKPINFGFFSFQQGGSKRKPCTRCAFLHKSFQEFFAGFFLAFQIIDKERDFSSLADDKRYLDKLRQVFLFMSGIIASRSEETAVSFFINIAEKINSAEDYKSYFKLACECLLECSSDEENVQTRLVRTLGEHLDMSLTKDFYLTGINAAGAAAISIALTGNSSLITLDLGDNIIGDAGVSSLSQALKENSCLNTLNLNGNRIGEAGASSLFQALTANCSLNTLTLSRNLLGGAGVSSLSLALTANSSLTTLDLSRNLIDDAGASSLFQALTANSSLTSLDLMYNSIGNDGASSLSQALAANSSLTSLDLSYNSIDEAGTLSLSQALTANSSLTTLRISGNGFGDTGASSICQALTANSALTTLKLSGNSIGDACASSLSQALKVNSFLTTLDLGYNRIGDTGASSLFQALIANSTLTSLDLMYNNIGKDGASSLSQALAANSSLTSLNLMHNSVGEDGAYFLSQALTSNSSLTTLNLDFNVIGDVGASSLFQAISANSSLTTLGLSGNRIGGTGASSLSLALTVNSSLTTLDLGRNFIGDTGVSSLSQALAANSSLTTLNLSDNNIGDTGASSLSQALAANSCLTSLDLGNNCIGDDGALELSQKLTANSSQTYLHLSGNSISDTVASLFPRLSQQILYRPTLGP; the protein is encoded by the exons ATGTTTACTGCCCACACATCTCAGCAAACTGAATCCACAACCCAGCAGCATCTTGCAG GGGTTCCAAGTATCATAAAAAGGATTCGTCAGCTTTACAAACGTCGTGAAGGACGGCTGGTACCATTTCCATGGTGTGACGAACTTgatttcaacctgaatgacatTTTCACCAGGCTGAAGATcgtgaacaaagaaaaaacacgagGAACATTAATGGATGATGAAATCACCAACATGACCGCTATCTTTAGACCCCACCCTGATTGCCGGAAACCACGGATTCTTTTGATCGAAGGGGAACCTGGTATGGGAAAAACCACCTACTCACAAAAACTGGCGTATGACTGGGCAAATGAACAAGATGAATGGGACGCATCTTTTCCATCGATTGAAGTGCTGCTCTTGCTTCGATGCAATGATATCAAATCTGGCATCTGGGAAGCGATTGACGATCAACTTCTTCCTGATGATATTGACAAACAGGCTAAAGAGAATTTTTTCACATACATCCAGGAAAATGAGGCCAAAGTTCTCCTACTACTTGATGGTTTGGACGAAGCAGATTCCCGTAAACTAGACATGTACTACTCGCTCGTTCAGAGTAAACTCCTCGCAGCTTGTCACATTGTCGTTACTTCTCGTCATGAGGCTGGAAAGAAAGTAAGGCCATACTGTGACACCCTGTGGGAGATTGTAGGATTTTCTAAAGAGGATGCCGAAAGTTTTATCAGAAAGTATTTTAAAGGCAAGGAACACTTGGCTGAGAAGCTGATTAAACGATTGATACTCCCAGAGTATTCCACTGGTGATCCGCTCGAAACGTTAGGCGAGTTAACTAAAAATCCACTTAATACAGCTTTACTATGTTGTCTTTTCGAGGATTTCGAAGGTGTCCTTCCAACAAGCAGAACTGAGCTGTACGTTGAaatggttttctttgttttaagaagatatgagaaaaaaaacggACTTGGAAGCACCGATGAAGACTTGATTTTAGTGtataaaaaacaacttttgcagttgggCAGCTTCGCCTTCGAATCCCTCCTCAAAGGGGAGTTATACTTTGAAAAAAAGGACGAAATCGTCAAGCCTATCAATTTTggattcttttcttttcagcaaGGTGGCTCCAAGCGCAAGCCTTGCACGCGTTGTGCATTTTTACACAAGAGCTTTCAGGAGTTTTTTGCTGGCTTTTTTCTTGCGTTTCAGATTATCGACAAAGAAAGAGACTTTTCTTCACTTGCAGATGATAAGAGATACTTGGATAAACTGAGACAAGTCTTTTTGTTCATGAGTGGAATCATAGCCTCACGTAGTGAGGAAACTGCCGTATCGTTCTTTATTAATATCGCTGAAAAAATCAACTCTGCCGAAGACTATAAGTCATATTTCAAGTTAGCTTGTGAGTGCTTGTTGGAATGCTCGAGTGATGAGGAAAACGTTCAAACTCGCTTAGTTCGTACTTTAGGTGAGCACCTTGACATGTCCCTGACTAAAGATTTTTACTTAACTGGGATAAACGCTGCTGGTGCTGCTGCAATTTCCATAGCCCTCACAGGAAACTCCTCCCTGATTACTTTGGATTTGGGTGATAACATTATAGGTGATGCCGGTGTTTCGTCTCTTTCCCAGGCCCTCAAAGAAAACTCCTGCCTAAATACTTTGAATTTAAATGGTAACCGTATTGGTGAAGccggtgcttcttctctttttcaggCTCTCACAGCAAACTGCTCCCTAAATACTTTAACTTTAAGTCGTAACCTTTTGGGTGGCGCTGgtgtttcttctctttctcttgccctcacagcaaactcctcACTGACCACTTTGGATTTAAGTCGTAACCTAATTGACGACGCAGGTGCTTCTTCTCTTTTCCAGGCCCTTACAGCAAATTCCTCCCTGACTTCCTTGGATTTGATGTATAACAGTATTGGTAACGAtggtgcttcttctctttctcaggCCCTCGcagcaaactcctccctgactTCTTTGGATTTGAGTTATAACAGTATTGATGAGGCTGgtactctttctctttctcaggccctcacagcaaactcctccctgactaCTTTGAGGATAAGTGGTAACGGTTTTGGTGACACCGGTGCTTCTTCTATCTGTCAGGCCCTCACCGCAAATTCCGCCCTGACTACCTTGAAGTTAAGTGGTAACAGTATTGGTGACGCCTGTGCTTCGTCTCTTTCCCAGGCCCTCAAAGTAAACTCCTTTTTGACTACTTTGGATTTGGGTTATAACAGGATTGGTGACACTGGTGCTTCTTCTCTTTTCCAGGCCCTCATAGCAAATTCCACCCTGACTTCCTTGGACTTGATGTATAACAACATTGGTAAAGAtggtgcttcttctctttctcaggCCCTCGcagcaaactcctccctgactTCTTTGAATTTGATGCATAACAGTGTTGGTGAAGATGGtgcttattttctttctcaggcCCTTACATCAAACTCTTCCCTGACTACTTTGAATTTGGATTTTAATGTTATTGGCGACGTTGGTGCTTCTTCTCTTTTCCAGGCCATCTcagcaaactcctccctgactaCTCTTGGTTTATCTGGTAACAGAATTGGTGGCAccggtgcttcttctctttcaCTGGCCCTCACAGtaaactcctccctgactaCTTTGGATTTGGGCCGTAACTTTATTGGTGACACCGGTGTCTCTTCTCTTTCTCAGGCCCTCGcagcaaactcctccctgactaCTTTGAATTTATCTGATAACAACATTGGTGACACCGGTGCCTCTTCTCTGTCTCAGGCCCTCGCAGCAAACTCCTGCCTGACTTCTTTGGATTTGGGTAATAACTGTATTGGCGACGATGGTGCCTTGGAACTTTCCCAGAAACTCACAGCAAATTCCTCTCAGACTTATTTACATTTAAGTGGTAACAGTATTAGCGACACCGTTGCATCTCTCTTTCCCAGGCTTTCACAGCAAATTCTTtataggcctactctgggaccttaa
- the LOC140944391 gene encoding death domain-containing ATP nucleosidase-like, which yields MSEAATNFNSNNSDDGPPQLAVCLPSIKDVTTTLKQPDLPVDVLLVTVKDCEFLACYNELTDPYRCYYKDVGYVYFNKVESQEGKVKVALLRCNEGSTGPSSSLIVVKNAAPILQPKAVISVGACSGINSDKTKLGDVVVSAKLTTYASKVVTSNQEQSAGMSSHVSRLFSKIISNCADGWRAPLKNPEDRQIKVHSNGEFLSGPEQIRAEWRRKELVDRHPLAVGVEMEGEGVFTAAFDTQLEWLIVKGIADFSDCEQVNVESWEACASAMAASLVSHMLSDPGVFRSWPHYSVDDLIEQLESGRKRKLAEHHIAECNESKVAKKFHETRIVPQLHLTEVF from the exons ATGTCAGAAGCTGCGACGAACTTCAATTCAAATAACAGCGATGATGGTCCACCTCAGCTGGCTGTTTGTCTTCCATCCATAAAAGATGTTACAACAACATTGAAACAGCCAGATCTACCGGTTGATGTTCTACTAGTAACGGTTAAAGACTGCGAGTTCTTAGCTTGTTATAATGAACTAACAGATCCCTACAGATGTTACTACAAGGATGTTGGTTACGTTTATTTCAACAAAGTTGAAAGTCAAGAAGGAAAAGTAAAAGTTGCTCTGCTAAGATGTAATGAAGGTTCCACTGGCCCGAGCAGCTCTCTGATTGTCGTGAAGAATGCCGCCCCTATTTTACAACCCAAGGCCGTGATATCTGTTGGAGCATGTAGTGGTATCAATTCTGACAAAACCAAGTTAGGTGACGTGGTTGTATCAGCCAAACTAACAACATATGCATCCAAAGTGGTGACAAGCAACCAAGAGCAGTCAGCTGGCATGAGTAGTCACGTGAGCAGGCTTTTCTCAAAAATAATCTCGAACTGCGCTGATGGATGGCGAGCACCGTTAAAGAACCCAGAAGATCGCCAGATCAAAGTTCATAGCAATGGCGAGTTTTTAAGTGGCCCAGAGCAGATCAGAGCTGAATGGCGCCGAAAAGAACTTGTCGACCGCCATCCCCTTGCAGTTGGAGTAGAGATGGAGGGGGAAG GTGTTTTCACAGCTGCATTTGATACTCAACTCGAGTGGCTCATTGTAAAAGGGATAGCTGATTTTTCGGATTGTGAGCAAGTGAATGTAGAAAGTTGGGAAGCCTGTGCTAGTGCCATGGCAGCATCTCTTGTCTCACACATGTTAAGTGATCCTGGTGTTTTCCGCTCTTGGCCTCATTATTCAG TGGATGATCTCATTGAGCAGCTTGAGAGCGGTAGGAAGCGGAAGCTAGCTGAGCACCACATTGCAG AATGCAATGAGTCAAAAGTAGCAAAAAAATTTCACGAGACGCGTATAGTCCCTCAACTGCACCTCACAGAGGTGTTTTAA